A stretch of DNA from Ranitomeya variabilis isolate aRanVar5 chromosome 1, aRanVar5.hap1, whole genome shotgun sequence:
acttattttaaaaaaatgttctcgttaggaagttataagagttaaaagttgaccagcgatttctcattataacagcaaaatttacaaaaccattttttttttttttagggaccacctcacatttgaagtaactttgaggggtctatacggcagaaaatacccaaacgtgataccattctaaaaactgaacccctcaagctgaccaaaaccacagtcaagaagtttattaacccttcaggtgcttcacaggagttaatggaatgtgaaagggaaaaattaacatttaacttttttcacaaaaatgtaattttagactaatttttttttactttcacaagggtaaccggaaaaaattaaccccaaaatttAGAACGCAATTTCTCCTTAACATGCCGATACCcaataaatggagaaaaaaaaaccactgtttaggtgcatggtagagctcgtaAGAGAAGGAGcggagtttgactttttcaacgcaaaattggctggaattgagatcggacaccatgtcgcgtttggagagcccctgatgcgcctaaacagtgggaaaaaaaacatgtgaccccattttggaaactagaccccataatatgtgcctaaacagtggcaatgcccaacaagtgcccctttttggaactaatctactgcttcctggtatgtgaattttataatgaagTGGCATACGCGAGTTGTgtttgtcaggttgtcatacgtcagtTGTGCAAGTCAGAAATGAATTTAATAGTGCATGTGGTACAATCTGAAGCATtcattcatacacaggccaggtttattggggcaggtgtcgcattgataaatgtgtCCTTGGACAATCCCCTTTTGTAGTacactcggcacctcttttgcGACTTACCTGTTTTTCCCCACTTTGAGGGACCTCCCCCCCCGGGAAATGTTGTCCTGGCATGATACGAGCACATTCAGTTCCGGaaatactggggcccgctccttcctgatctccaaagattaaggccttgatcactacctcctggaactgaaggtacgtcgtaggGGTCTGGCCTGCACATTGTGACAGCAGGAAAGTATTGAGCATTGCGATCTGTATGATGTGGACGGCCAGATTCTTGTACCAcaacttggcctttctcaaagcactgcaaggctggaggagttgattagagagatcaatgcccccccaggtttttgttgtaccccagtacagtccggtttgcagacctgtgcagaggtactttgtacagtgctgagggcgctgccatcaccatggatgctggtcaagaaaaagacatccctcttgtccttgactaccagcaggtggtcactacattgggctctgctgtaaCCCCTTCTGAACAGCTGCCCAATTAGTGTTTTCGGGAAgtctctctgatttttgcagacagtaatGCAGGCTGCTGTACCTTGCACAGAGAGGGATTTAAAGAGAGgtatttgaagagtgggatgctggtaaaaAAAAGTTATTCATGTAGAGTTGATAACCTTTAACAATATTCCCACTCACtcgcaggacagggggatatttaATCCAGGTGtacttcccttcataaactctataCCTgttggtgtaccctgaggtactctcacacagcttatagttTAATTCCGTACCCGGCCCTCTTACTGAGCAGTTACTGACGGAATTagagcctccccttgaaatgaattaaggactcatccatgcagacatgtacacttcagcaaactttttgtagaagtgttcgatgaccagccgaactttgaacagacggtcaaagttggggtctatTTCTGTGATGCCAGAGGTGTTAAACTTGATTCAGGATTGTGTTACAAAATAAAGAATTGGTGGCTCATAATTTTCTGGGGCCATACGGAGTCAGTAATGGGGGGTGCTGGTTCATCTGTCCTGGGACGCCTGCGTGGCGGTTCAGCAGCATCTCAGGAGCAAGATGAAGAGGATGAcgaatctgaaaaataaagaaatctGGGATCCTCTCCATCGCTATCAGTGACAGAGACAAGGAAAGCATATGAAGTCAACAAGAaaaaggaaagcatatgcctcatCCACTAAATAGTGCCTTTTAGGACGAGCGGGATGACATTTTTTTTACGTATGTGGTATTTAtgtcagtacttttttttttttttttttaaagtctgtgtGATATTGCTTtgtgtaaacttttttttgtttgaaaagaaaaagctaaaagaaaaacagCAGCAACCAGGAAAAAAGAAGTCAGTGAAAATAAAAGTGTAAAACACCAGGCACGAGCTTGgatgagtgaactgcgtcactaatcaAAGCTTCAAAGCTCGGTCGGTGGCTACTGGATGTGCGCACAGAGGTGATGCAAAGGGAGGTAGAGGGGGGTAAAAAGtgttggaaggggggggggggggggggagagggggatTGGCGTGGATGAGGAGAGATAGGGTAGGAATCAAGGATCAAAACACTTACACTTGTTGTCTTTCTTCTATCTTGTCTTGTTCTCGGTTCTTCAGCAAGAATTGTGCCGTCACAgacttctgtggcaccacaaggcccagcacagcacAGATCCTGTAGAGTGACCGCTCTGCAGAAATCCTCAGCTATTGTGAGGACCTGTGGGAGGTCAGacaggtcacaccgctgctgtgccctgtcatTGGTGCGATCGATGGCATTGATCGCACCATACATAGCTGGCCCTGGTGATGCTGGCGTTGCCAGGCAACAGCCTAGGATCGGTTGTCtcacagctccgatcctaggccgGTCTTCACGCGGTCACACCACAGCTGTGCTCTGTGATTGGCGTTATCGATGTAATCGATCACGCCAGAGTGGGTTCAGCGTTGCCAGGCAACAGCCTAGGGTCAGTGCTCTTGGAGCACCGATCGTAGGctgggacatcagtgtttcaggcaatctgacTGCCTGAAACACTTAGAAAtgctcaattctgaacagccaatcacaatgATCGTGGTTACGGGAGGACAGCGACACCCCCCAGGAGGACGGTGCtgaaattttaatgcgatcaccgtgaCTTCGGTTGCAGTGTCGCATTAAAAAAGGtgatgtaatattccgtccatggtcaaataggcccaggtcacatggacggaacatCACGTccgatatcagaaaggggttaaaaataaatatTAGGAAACTGTACATTTCTCCCCATATTTAGATATAACTCATGATTTAGAACGAATTCACATGAGCGTGAATTTTGAGGCCAATCCCATTCGTAAATCAAGGACACATTGTGTGGTTGGCTCCGTGCTCTCGTAAAACTAAACTATGTAAATAAAATGTAGCAAAATTAGTAgaattaaaaagcaaatatcatgaAAGATGAAATCCTAGTCTCATGGGGGAAGGGGTAGAATGAACACATAGGTTATGTTCATCATAAGCTTCCCTAAATTTGCCTTTCCTTTATTACAAAAGCCATTAGTAACAGATatgaaatgaatgctgcactttatGATCACAGCATTGTGTTACCATGGAAATGTGTGACATCATTCTATCGTCAAGGCAACAACTCCAGCTACCTTATAAGTCATTCTCCGAGCACTGGACATGGATTGCTGTTGATGCAACCGTAGATCTCTTACCTTAATAGTTTAAAATAATTCCTAGATCTAAACACATTGAAAAGTAGGCTAGCCAGGAATATGTAGAAATGAATAGTGTGTGATGCACGGCCATCAGCAACCTCAAACAGCGCTACACACCGAGGGAAAAGCATTCTACGGCATAAATCGCGCCTCCTGTTACCATGGAAACAGAAGCTTCTATAAATCTCACTCCGTCGCTGTGGAAACTGCGATAGATCTTCCCCGTTTCATCCATTACCTGTATTGCAGTATGAACTATTCAAGTCACATTCGGGAACCGTTCAACACTACTGGCACCAAGCGGTAGAGAACTCATCCAGGATGCAGATGGTGGCAGTTTGGTTAAAAGCCATGTTGGGATTAGTCAATAAGCAGTCATAAATTTTCATTTTACTGATCTCAAAAGAGGTTTTAAAATCATCAGTTTCCAGCAGCATGGCGCCGTCAACCCTGAATCTATGGACACGAAACACTCAAACATGTATCATGTAATAATGCTTCACGGGAAATTTAAAAaacattatatatacagtacaggccaaaagtttggacacacctcatttcaagatttttctgtattttcatgacaatgaaaattgtacattcacactgaaggcatcaaaactatgaattaacacatgtggaattatatacttaacaaaaagtgtgaaacaactgaaaatatgtcttatatactaggttcttcaaagtagccatcttttgctttgatgactgctttgcacactcttggcatgctcttgatgagcttcaagaggtagtcaccgggaatggttttcacttcacaggtgtgccctgtcaggtttaataagagggatttcttgccttataaatggtgctgggaccatcagttgtgttgtgcagaagtctggtggatacacagctgatagtcctactgaatacactgttagaatttgtattatggcaagaaaaaggcagctaagtaaagaaaaacgagtggccatcattactttatgaaatgaaggtcagtcagtccgaaaaattgggaaaactttgaaagtgcccccaagtgcagttgcaaaaaccatcaagcgctacaaagaaactggctcacatgaggacctccccaggaaaggaagatcaagagtcacctctgcttctgaggataagtttatccgagtcaccagcctcagaaattgcaggttaacagcagctcagattagagaccaggtcaatgccacacagagttctagcagcagacacatctctacaacaactgttaagagactttgtgcagcaggccttcatggtaaaatagctgctaggaaaccactgctaaggacaggcaacaagcaaaagagacttgtttgggctaaagaacacaaggaatggacattagaccagtggaaatctgtgctttggtctgatgagtccaaatttgagatctttagttccaaataccgggtctttgtgcaacgcagaaaaggtgaacggatggactctacatgcctggttcccaccgtgaagcatggaggaggaggtgtgatggtgtgggggtgctttgcacatgacactgttggggatttattaaaaatcgaaggcatactgaaccagcatggctaccacatcttgcagctgcatgctattccatctggtttgcgtttagttggaccatcatttatttttcaacaggacaatgaccccaaacacacctccaggctgtgtaagggctatgtgaccaagaagtagtgatggggtgctatgccagatcacctggcctccagagtcaccagacctgaacccaatcgagatggtttggtgtgagctggaccgcagagtgaaggcataagggccaacaagtgctaagcatctctgggaactccttcaagattgttggaagaccattcccggtgactacctcttgaagctcatcaagagaattccaagagtgtgcaaatcagtcatcaaagcaaaaggtggctactttgaagaacctagaatataagacataaattcagttgtttcacacttttttgttaaatatataattccacatgtgttaactcatagttttgatgccttcagtgtgaatgtacaattttcattgtcatgaaaatacagaaaaattttgaaatgagaaggtgtgtccaaacttttggtctgtactgtatatctggcTCTAAAATCTGAGCCAAAGGGTGAATCTGTAAACCACAGGGTGGGTTATACTGCCTCCTATTTATTTCATAAGTTGGAACAATGTTATCTGCACATATACATGGACGGCACTAGACTTCATATACCATGGCGTGTGGTATTCAAACATATGGATCATGTGTACACAGTGTCATTGGATAAAAGTAAGGCAACATATCCCTATGTACATACTTGTGGCAATGGAAAAATGATTGAAGTGGGACTGGTACAAGTGAAGTGGTTGAATATAAAAGGAACATATGGGAGAGACCCATTGCATAGATGCTTAATATTTAATAATACTTCTTCCGAAAAAGTAAATGTTCTAGAATCAGCATCAGGTTCAGAACCTGCATATCAGTGTCAATAGAATAAAACTTGGAGCTTTTAACCCTTACAGACAGATTCTTCAGTCTTGCCTACGACAACCAGGATATTTTGTCATGCAGCTTATACCTAGGAGATAAGGAACAGGAAAGGCTCTAGTCTACTTTATCAAAGACACAATAAGCTCATATAGTCAGAATATCCTCAAAGCAGCATTTATTTCATCCACATAATTCCAAAACATTTATATTGGTGTCTGGCATTTTATTGGCATCCATCATAACAGGCTAATACACACTGTGCAGATGCAGTCAGTCCTGAGAAGGCCTGGCCCACACAAGGCTTACAACCAAATAATGAGGCCCTTGAAAATTTACCTTAATAATTAAAAcgattagagaaaaaaaaaaaaaaaggagaagagaagaaGACAGGTACTTTCAGGGCATTCAAACTCATAAGAAGTGCAGTTATCACGACATACGTAAGTTAAAAGGGCAAATAGAAACTTCACAAAGCACACATTGAAAAAACGTCTATTAGCTAACAAAAACAGGCAGACCCCCCATCCTCCACTTACGGGATCTGCAATCAATCACAGCCTTAACTGTGAGGTGCCTCCACGAACAGAAAGAAAGCAGGAGTCCTTTACATGCACAGGGAATGCTGCACAAATGGAAACTAGAACCAGTTTCGTTACAAAATAAAACGGGACCACTTTGCATCGTTCCAGCCCGTATGTGCCCTATCGGCAAGGAGAGCGCGGGCGCCTCTCTGTAACTGCAGCTTCCCTAATCCCCTGATCTATGCGAGGGCAGCCCGAGAAACGGCTGATGCACCAACGCAATCCAGCAATGCCCAAGAGGACGCCACGGTAACCCGTCTCCCCGGGCACGTAGCAATATGAGCAGTTGTGCCAATGATACGGATATGATAAGCACAGGAACATGTCAGGGGAAGCGGTGGGGGTGGCATGTGGTGGAGGGGAGCGGATAGGTTATGGGCTGTAGCAAGACGCAAAACCCTCTTTAATTATTGCCTTCTCCGGTCTCTTCATCTTGCTGATCACTTGTCCAAAGGGTCAGGTTGTCACGCAGGAGCTGCATGATGAGGGTGGAGTCCTTGTAGGAATCCTCATTTAGCGTGTCCAGCTCAGCGATCGCATCATCAAAGGCCTGCTTGGCAAGGAGACAAGCCTGTTCTGGGTTTCCCTGTATCTCATAATAGAAGACAGAGAAATTTAGAGCCAGGCCTAGACGGATGGGGTGAGTTGGCTGCATGTGTTCCTTGCTGATCTCAAAGGCCTCCTTATAGGCAGCTTCAGATGCTGAGGTCACGCTTTGCTTCCTGTCTCCAGATCCCACTTCTGACAGATACCGATAGTAATCCCCCTTCATCTTTAGGTAGAAAACTTTGCTTTCATACTGGAAGTCATTGCAATTCTTGATGAGAAACTTGTCAAGCAGTGAGAGAACTTCACTACATACTCCTTCCAACTCGGCCTCTATCTTCTCTCTGTAAGCCTTCACCTTCTCCAGCTTCTTCTCATTCCCATCAGCCAAGGTCTTCTGCTCGATGCTGCTTATTACTCGCCAGGAAGATCTTCTGGCACCGACAACATTCTTGTAGGCCACGGATAGCAAGTTCCGATCCTCATTAGATAACGGCTCATTAAGTTCTGTCACCTGCAGAGAAGGGCGAAACGATCAGATCATCAGGTGATGGCAAACATAGAAACTGGTAAATGTGGAAAAGGCATGGGCAGCTCATCACACCGGGAGCTATACATCGGCAACAATAATCACCACACCTGGAGATATACCTCAGCAATAATCACACCTGAAGATATACCTCGGCCACAATAATTATCACACCTGAAAATGTACCTCGGACACAATAATCATCACACCTGGAGATATACCTCGGCCACAATAATCATCACACCTGAAGATGTACCTCGGCCACAATAATCATCACACCTGAAGATGTACCTCGGCCACAATAATCATCACACCTGGAGATATACCTCGGCCACAATAATCATCACACCTGGAGATATACCTCGGCCACAATAATCATCACACCTGAAAATGTACCTCGGCCACAATAATCATCACACCTGGAGATATACCTCAGCAATAATCACACCTGGAGCTATACCTCTGCCACAATAATCATCACACCAGGAGCTATACCTCGGCAACAAGAATCCTTACACCTGAGCTATACCTCGGCCACAATAATCATCACACCTGGAGCTATACCTCGGCAATAATCATCACACCTGGAGCTATACCTCGGCAATAATCATTACACCTGAGCTATACCTCGGCCACAATAATCATCACACCTGGAGCTATACCTCGGCAATAATCATTACACCTGGAGCTATACCTCGGCAATAATCATTACACCTGGAGCTATACCTCGGCAATAATCATTACACCTGGAGCTATACCTTGGAAAGAATAGCATAAAAACATTAACAAACAACTAAATAAGATATAAACTAACACAAAGGTAATGTGCAGATCCGCCACATGCCCTCGGCACTGGCATCCACAACATATCCAATGTCATCGGCTAATCTGTCGGTTATACCCATAGTGCCCACACGTAACATACCAACTCCACCCTACAGCTGGCGATCCCACATACAACATGTAAGAGCAGACTCGGTGCCCATCCTGCATTATGGCTGGGTTATCCCCCAGCATGGTGCCAGCCAGGGTCATGTCACCAGAAATGTGGTGATGTGTGACAAGCACTGGTGCCACGGTCATTCATCACCTGCCCACCATGCTGCCAGCTCTGATATCAGGGGCTATCACTGCCAGTCTACTGGGCACGTCCAGCCGACACCCAGTGCACCCGCATCTGCTGCCTCTCCTCACACTCACCGATTTCATAGCTGCAGCCATATCTTCGTATCTCTCCGCCTGCTCGGCCAAACGGGCTCTCTGGAGCAACTGCTCCCGGTCCGCCATGCTGTGCCTCGGGCGGGTCTACGTGAGGTGCCGGTAGAAGTAGCGGGCTGTGCTTCCTTGCAGCCTCGTTGCGTTGCACCCGCTTGTGCTACTTGCGGCTCTGCAGCCGGGACGCAGCACTATAGATGGGCGTGTCCAGAGGGCGTGCCTTTCGTGAACATTTCTAGCTGACGTCATGAGCTATTTATAGCCACTACTATGAGCATGCGCAGTATGATTGCTGCAATGCACAGCAAAGAGGTGGAGAGCGGATGAAGCAGCGAGGGAGGGGCGGGCGGCTAATGGCAGGGGACAGACTTGGGGTCGGGACACGATTCCTCGCTGCAGACAGAGCATTAAAAATGGTCGCCTCCTAAAGATAAAGACTATGAAAAGAGAGTGCAGATAAAAACGGCTTTTATTTCCATAAATGACAACTTTCTGCTGCCTCTCCCTGACTAGGAGGTGACAGTCACATTATACACGGTGGTGACTGAGCGCCACAGGTGCTACATGGCAGCCCGGCACCTTTACTGCAGCCATGCGCCACTGCAGGAGGACTGGGAAGGAAAGGGCGCACAACGCACAAGCCCTGCGACCTTTCTGTGGCAGGCTGCCAGTACAGCACTGCCACATGAAGGCTGCACGACAACATGAGGGTTAGCAAAACATAGAAAGGGGGCCGTTGCCCATAACAACCGACCTCCAGCTCATTCCTAGAAGGCCAAGTGCAGAAATAAAAGCAGTAACCAAACTGCTTGCTACGGGCGAGTCCTCCAATGGTTCCTACAGAGCCGAACAAGGAaaaaggggcagaggtgggcgactAGCTAGAGGCAAACCTGTTCAATGGGAATGGAGTCTGGACATTTCCTACAACCTCCACTCCCCATAGGGGAATTCGCTGACTACAGCAGAGGCTAAAGGGgtattccatctccaagatcctatcccaatatgtagcaggtggaATAATATTCGCAAATTCCaccaattagaaatttagtatagttcttctaattcaCTATGTCACGTGCCCCATGTGCAgggtattgcagtagcttaggtatccatggttacgaccacgaacagctaactaactgtcactatatgagtggtcgtaaccatggatagctAAGGTGCCGAAATGCCTTGCACATGGGGTacgcgacatagcgaatcaggagaactatactacatttctaattggaggcatttgctaatattattacacctgctacatattgggataggatcttggagatgggaataccccctttTAATGCCATGTGACATCAGGAAGCTTTCAGAGCAAATGGGTCCTCACAGAGGTTATGGTATCAGTCTTGCATTAGGAGATAACTTACAAAAAGAAACTTGTTTGCAGAAGCTGTGAAGGCAGACGCTCTTTATCAGATATCGGGCGTGGAGAAATGCTGCTGTATATGGGACCGGTCAGATGCCAAGGCCACGTCCAACGCCCAGCAATCGTGACATCCCTATTACCACCAGAGCATGATACTTGCAGAGAGATGGACTTGGAGGTGACCTTGTAAACTAACACCCAAAGTGCAGTGGGATCTCTCCATGGCCAATGTCAGATTGGACAGATGAGTGTCCCTACCACTAAAGTCAGACCTCTGTAGGATAGGGAACAACTTGCTGGTTTTCTGACCACTTGGATGGATCTCAAGCAATTCTGAGAACGGGACGCTGGAAAACCTGAGAGCAGAGCTCTACTCTATACATTATGAGACTGCCAAGTCTGCCGGCAGTCTGCCGAGTCCAAGCAGTCAGGCCACACGTGATCAGAAATGTATCCCCTATTtagagataggtgataacttgcaatTTTGGTAAAACCTCTTCCAAGGGGCTATCCAATGCCTCTTACTTCCACATTGGAAGATGAGAGGCGCAGTTTATGTGCTGTCAGTGACCACTTGCCAGGTGTAATGGATGCCCAGGAAGTGAAGAGCACGCACCCTCTTCTAGTTAATGAGACCGGTGCATTAGACTAGTCTACATCTGGCAAGCGACTGGCGCTTCTCACCTCCCAAAGTGAAAGGTGCCAGATAAGGCATGAATTTGCCAGTTTTCCTTACACAATATAGACATTGGTTAGCAAAGCAGCAGTAAAACTAGTACCTTGTGTACGTCATCTCCTAAATCACATCTATACATCAGCTAAAATCAAGCATAATATCAGCTTCAGCAAAGAAGTTCAGGGTTCAATCATATTCATCTTCTCCAGGCAGCTGGCCCAAAAGGCGGAAAGTCTGTTATCACGGTTGGCACAAAAGTCAGTAAAGTCCTTTAGCAAGCGGTCAGCAAAACGTTCATCTCCAGTGCCACTTGAGCGCCAGGTCTTAGTGAGCATAGTGTTACAGGCCCAGTTGTATCCTATTCTTTCTTCTCCAAATGGGTTTTGTGTTGAGGAACTTGTAGAATTTCTTCTACGTCTTTGTTGGCCAGAAGTATATTTTCGCCTAGAATATGGTAGTTGTATAAACACAGTACCTTGGAaggatacaaataacaaaaaaaatgactGGTTAGAAGAAACAACTGAACAGCAGATGCAAATGGCGATCTTATCTAAACTCCTTAACAGCCTATGACGTACATTCTTGTCATAGTTCGCTAAGGAAGGTATGACTGTTTAATACATGCAGATTCAGGCTGTGCAACATAGACAGCATTTTCCTGTAAGGCTATGTAGGCACGCtgcatttctgcagttctttaaaaatgcaaattaaaagatttttttacagtaccagcaaaagccatGAGATTTAAGAAATCTTAtgcacacaattgttttttttttccacgactGCATGGGAAAACTGCTCCGTttgttttaaactgcagcatgtcacttcttgcacCATTTGGTGAAAAATGgtgcaagaagtgacatgctgcagtttaaaacaaACGGGGCAGTTTTCCCATGCAGtcgtggaaaaaaaaacaattgtgtgcaTAAGATTTCTTAAATCTCatggcttttgctggtactgtaaaaaatcttttaatttgcatttttaaaaaactgcagaaatACAACGTGGCATTAGCATTTTTGCTAagcttttgcacttactcattgctttctaacagtttttgcagtgttttggtGAAAAAAACCACAGATATAGCAGGATgtaaaacccatttatttttgttttttttccccaagtTTAAAGCATTCCTTCAGCACAGAATGACTTAAAACCAAGTACAAGCACTCGGTGCTTCATGGCAGGGACAAAAATCTATATACACCTTCACACCTACGTGTTTTCCCCTCTATttccacccttctctggctctataaagTCAGAGCTGTTATTCAAAGAGGGAGGCAGAGATAGAGGTAAAACAAGCAGGTGGCAAAATGTATATAAATGTTTGGCTCCGCAGTGATGTACTGAGCAgcaggacttagtttgaacagtcattctgtgctgacagagtccctttaaaccatGTCTTGGGTATCCTCACATGAGCATGGATGTTATCACTACTTTAATGAAGCTGTACTAATATGTGTGGGAAGTAAACAATGTCTAACCAAATCAATGCTGtaccaatgtgtaaaacaatgCCTGACCAAAACAACTTACCCCAC
This window harbors:
- the YWHAH gene encoding 14-3-3 protein eta; this encodes MADREQLLQRARLAEQAERYEDMAAAMKSVTELNEPLSNEDRNLLSVAYKNVVGARRSSWRVISSIEQKTLADGNEKKLEKVKAYREKIEAELEGVCSEVLSLLDKFLIKNCNDFQYESKVFYLKMKGDYYRYLSEVGSGDRKQSVTSASEAAYKEAFEISKEHMQPTHPIRLGLALNFSVFYYEIQGNPEQACLLAKQAFDDAIAELDTLNEDSYKDSTLIMQLLRDNLTLWTSDQQDEETGEGNN